GGGAAGTCCTTGCGCAACGGGTGGCCGCGGAAGCCATAGTCGGTGAGGATGCGGCGCAGGTCCGGGTGCCCCGAGAAGAGGATGCCGAACATGTCGAACACCTCGCGCTCGAGCCAGTTGGCCGACGGGTGCAGCGCGGTGATCGACGGCACGATCTCCTCCTCGCGCACCGAGACGCGCAGGCGGATGCGATGGTTCTGGTACATCGACAGGAAGTGATAGACCACGTCGAAGCGCTTGGGGCGGTTCGGGTAGTCGACCGCGGTGATGTCGACCAGCGTCGAGAAGCGGCAGGTCGGATCGGCCCGCAGAAACTCCACCAGCCCGGCGATGTTCGCCGGGGCCACGTCCACGTTCAGCTCGCCGTGGGTGACGTCCCAGGCGATCACGCAATCGGGGCGCTTGACCTCGATGTGGGCGCCCAGCTCGTTCAGTGCTTGCGTCATTGCATCCCCTCCCGCGCTCAGCGCACGATCGTGCCGGTGCGGCGGATTTTCTTCTGCAGGGCCATGAGCCCGTAGAGCAGCGCCTCGGCTGTCGGCGGGCAGCCCGGGACGTAGACGTCCACCGGAACGACCCGGTCGCAGCCGCGCACCACGGAATAGCTGTAGTGATAATAGCCGCCGCCGTTTGCGCAGGAGCCCATCGAGATCACGTAGCGCGGCTCGGGCATCTGGTCGTAGACCTTGCGCAGCGCCGGGGCCATCTTGTTGGTCAGCGTGCCGGCGACGATCATCAGGTCCGACTGGCGCGGCGAGGCGCGGGGCGCGGTGCCGAAGCGCTCGAGATCATAGCGCGGCATCGAGGTCTGCATCATCTCGACGGCGCAGCAGGCCAGACCGAAGGTCATCCAGTGCAGCGAGCCGGTCCGCGCCCAGTTGATCACGTCATCGACGGAGGTCAGCAGGAAGCCCTTGTCCTGCAGCTCGCGGTTCAGCGCCTGCGTCGCGACCTCGCGGTCGCCCCCGGCAGTATTGAGCCCGTAGGCGACCGGAGCCGAGGGAGCGGACTTGATGCGCGGCCCCTGCCGGCCATCGCCCTGAACCTCTGTCACCAGCGGCGTCTCGTCGGTCACTCCCATTCCAGGGCCCCTTTCTTCCATTCGTAGGCAAAGCCCGCGGTCAGCACCGCAAGGAAGGCCATCATCGACCAGAAGCCCACCATGCTCACATCCTTGAAGGCGGTGGCCCAGGGGAAGAGGAAGGCGATCTCGAGATCGAAAATGATGAAGAGGATCGAGACCAGGTAGAACCGGACGTCGAACTTCATCCGCGCGTCGTCGAATGCGTTGAACCCGCATTCATAGGCCGAAACTTTCTCCGGGTCGGGCCTGCGCACCGCCAGCACGACGGCCGCGAGGATGAGCACCAGACCGAGGCCCACGGCGACGGCGAGAAAAACGAGGATGGGAAGATACTCCCGCAGCATCTCGTCCACGATGTGGCTCCTTTGCGAGGCGCACCGCTTAGCGGCACGGAGACCATGGCTTTGTTGCCTTGCTGTGAGTGACTTATCGCCGAGTGCGAGCCGGGTCAACAACCGCTCAAGATATTCACGGATGCCGAAAATGCTTTCACGACAATGAGATACTTCGCATTCCGCAAGGTAATCACTGATGTTTCGGCATTTTTTCCGTCGACCGTTGCATACATTCTCCGCGCAGAGGCAGACTCACCCACCCCGCGCTGCCAAAGAAAGCGCCATGATCACGGAAACGAGATCTGATTGTCCTCGCTGCGGGCCGGCCACGGCGGAAACCCGCACACGCAGCGCGGCGCGCGGCCGCCCTGCGGCACCAGCCAGCTCAGTCCCGCTTCGGCGCGGCCCAGGGCGCCGGACGCTTGTCGAAGAAGGCGGCGATGCCCTCCTGCGCCTCGTCAGTCTCCCAGCGCGCGGCCAGCGCGTCGATCGCCATGTCCACCTGCGCGGGCGTGACCTTTCCGGCCAGCGCGGTCAGCAGCGCCTTGCTCTCGCGCACCGCATCGGGGGCGCAATCGAGATAGGGGGCGATCTCCGCCTCCACCGCCGCATCCAGTGCCTCGGGCGCGACGACTCGGTTCAGCAGGTCGAGCGCCTGCGCCTCTTGCGCGCCGAAGATGCGGGCACTCATGAAGACCGCCCGCGCCTTGGTCCCGCCCATGCGGGCGATCACATAGGGGCCGATATTGGCGGGCAGCAGGCCAAGCCGCGTTTCGGTGAAGCCGAACTTCGCGCCCTCGACGCCGACCACAACGTCGCAGACAGAGATCAGCCCCATGCCCCCGCCAAAGGCATTGCCCTGCACCTTGCCGATTAGCGGCTGCGGCAACGCGGCCAGCGCGCCGAGCGCCTCGGCGATGCGCCGCGACTCGCGGCGGCGGGTGTCACCATCCATCTCGAACTGCTGGCGCATCCATGCCAGATCGCCGCCGGCGCAGAAGCTCGCCCCCTCCGCCGCCAGCACCACCACGCGGACGCTTTCTTCCGCCGCGAGCGCCCCGGCGGCCGCCACCAGCTCGGTCATCATCTGCGCCGAGAGCGCGTTGTGCTTCTCGGGCCGGTTCAGCACCAGCTCCGCCACGCCGCGCGCGTCGATGCGCGTCTCGATCAATGCCATCTCAGGTCTCCCTTGCCGCCCCGCGGCTCATCCGTTGCGCATCCCGCGCGCCAGTGCCGCCGCCTCGTCCAGCACCGCGCGGTCGAGCCCGGTTTCATATCCAAGCGCCGCCAGCCTGTCCGCCACCGCCTCGGTCGCCACGTTGCCCGCCGCCCCCGGCGCATAGGGGCAGCCGCCAAGTCCGCCGACCGCCGCGTCGAAGACCCGCAGCCCCATGGCCAACGCCGCCTCGACATTCTCGAGCGCCCGCCCGCCGGTGTCGTGAAAATGCCCGGCGAGCTGCGCCGGAGGCACCCCCTGCGTCACCGCCTGCAACATCGCCGTCACCGCCTCGGGGGTCGCCCGGCCGATCGTGTCACCCAGCGAGATTTCGTAGCAGCCCATGGCAAGCAATGCCTGCGCCACCTTCGCCACCTGCTCCGGCGCCACCATCCCGTCATACGGGCATTCCACCACGCAGGAGACATAGCCCCGCACAGGCAACCCCGCCGCCCGCGCCGCCTCTGCCACCGGCGCGAAGCGCTCGAGACTCTCGGCGACGGAGGCATTGATATTGGCGCGGCTGAAGCCTTCCGAGGCCGAGCCGAAGATCGCCACCTCGTCGACCTTCGCCGCCAGAGCCGCCTCGAGCCCCTTCATGTTCGGCGTCAGCGCGGCGTAGCGCACCCCCGGCGCGCGGCGAATGCCGGCCATGACCTCCGCCGAGGTCGCCATCTGCGGCACCCACTTGGGGCTGACAAAGCTGGCGCATTCGATGCGCCGGAACCCCGCGCGGCTGAGGCAGTCGACCAGCGCGATCTTCTCCGTCGCCGGAATCAGCCGCGCCTCGTTCTGCAGGCCATCCCGCGGCCCCACCTCGAAGATCTCGACAAACTCGCCCATCGTCCGCCCCTCCCCGGCCCTTCTTCTCTCTCAAGATACGCACGGCGCGGCCTCTGCCGCACGCGCAGCGCCGCTCAGCTGGCTGGCATCTCCCACGCCGGATAGAAGTCCCGCGTGTAGAGCCGCGCGCCCTCCTCCGGCAGGCAGCGCCGGAAGGCGTCGCGGGTGGTGATCCGCGCGTACCAGTCCTCGAGCCGTGTCAGCCCCTCGATGCTGCGGAAATGGCGCCCGATGTAGACCGCCTGACCCACCGCGATATCCACCGCCGAGAACCCCTGCAGCAGATGCTCGCCGCTCTGCGCCAGCCGCGCCTCGATCGCCTCGAAGCACTTGCCGAGCCGCGCCGCCTCGAGCTGCATGATCACCGGCGAGCGCATGGCATCCTCGCGCAGCATCAGGTGCTGCTGGGTGAGCGCCGCGCAATGCTGGCTCATGGTCTCGGCAAAATGCAGCCAGACAAGGTAATCGCGGCGCTCGGCGTCGCCCCGTGTCCGCCCCAGCCGTTTCTCGGGGTAAAGCTCGCAGAGGTATTCCATGATCGCGCCGGATTCGAACATCGTCTCGCCGCCGATCTCCAGCGCCGGCACCCGTCCGGCGGGGGACCGCGCCAGGTAGTCCTCGCGCCGCAGCGACTTGTCGAAGCGCTCACTCACCAGCTCGTAGGGCAGCCCCAGTTCCTCAAGCAGCCACAGCACCCGCATCGAGCGCGACTGCGGCACGTGGTGGAGGCGGATCATGCCTCTTCCTCTTCTAGACGGATCAGCGCTGCCCCGGCCTCGACCTGCGCCCCCGCCTCGACCAGCACCTCGGCGACGATGCCGTCGCGCGCGGCGCGCAGCGTGTGCTCCATCTTCATCGCCTCGAGCAGCGCCAGACGGTCGCCCGCGGCGACCTGCGCCCCCGGCTCGGCAAAGACTGCGACCACCTTGCCCGGCATCGGCGCCTCGACGAGGTTGCCCCCCGCGCCTGCCTCAGCGGCGCGGTCGAGCGGCTCGACGAGGTCGAAGCGCAGCCCGTAATGGGCAAAAACCGTAACGTGGCCATCCTCGCGGAAATGCCCGGCGGCGGGACGGCCGTCGAAGCTCCAGCGGCCCTGCGAGCGGGCGGCGAGCACCGTCGCGCCGGGCACGTCGATCTCGACCATGTCCGCGCTGCGCACCCGCAGCACGCAGGGCAGTTCCTCCTCGCCCCGGCGCAGCAGGACCGAACGCGCCAGCGGCGCCCAGAGGGTGAAGCCCATGTCCCAGCCCGCGGCACCGTCGAGACCGGCCAGCACCAGCGCCGCCTCGGCCACCACCTGCGGCGCCAGTTCGGGCACCGAGACCAGCGCATCGAGATCGCGCCCGATCAGCCCGGTGTCGACCTCGCCCGCGGCGAAGCCCGCGTGCTCTGCCAGCGCCCCGAGGAAGGCAAGGTTGGTCACCGTGCCCGCCACCCGCGTGTGCCGCAGACCCTGCGCCAGCCGGCGCAGCGCCACGGCGCGGGTCGGCCCGTGCACGATCAGCTTGGCGATCATCGGATCGTAATGCGGCGAGATCACATCCCCCGAGCGCACGCCGCTGTCGGCGCGCACATCCTCGGGGAAATCGAGATGAGCCAGCCGCCCGGTAGCGGGCAGGAAGCCCGCCGGCACGTCCTCGGCGTAGAGCCGTGCCTCGAAGGCATGGCCGGCAATGCTCAGCTCCTCCTGCGTCAGCGGCAGCGGCTCGCCGCCCGCCACGCGCACCTGCCATTCGACGAGGTCAACGCCGGTGATCGCCTCGGTCACCGGATGCTCGACCTGCAGGCGGGTGTTCATCTCCATGAACCAGAAGCCGTCGGGCCGCAGCCCCTGCGAGCCGTCGACGATGAATTCCACCGTGCCCGCGCCCTTGTAGCCGATCGCCTCGGCGGCGCGCACCGCGGCGGCCCCCATGGCGGCGCGCATCTCAGCGCCCATGCCCGGCGCGGGCGCCTCCTCGATCACCTTCTGATGGCGCCGCTGCAGCGAGCAGTCGCGCTCGAACAGATGCACGGCCGTCTCGCCATCGCCGAACACCTGCACCTCGATGTGACGCGGCGCGGTGATGTATTTCTCGATCAGCACCGCCTCGTTGCCGAAGGCGCCGCGCGCCTCGGCCCGGGCGCCCTCGAGCGCCGCCGGGAAGTCCCCCGCCGTCTCGACCAGCCGCATGCCCTTGCCGCCGCCGCCCGCCACGGCCTTGATCAGCACCGGGTAGCCGATCGCCTCGGCCTCCTTGGCAAGCCGCGCCGGGTCCTGATCCTCGCCGAGATAGCCCGGCACCACCGGCACGCCGGCCGCATCCATCAGCCGCTTCGCCGCGTCCTTGAGCCCCATCGCCCGGATCGCCGAGGCCGAGGGGCCGACGAAGATCAGCCCCGCCGCCTCCACTGCCTCGACGAACTCGGGGTTCTCCGAAAGGAAGCCATAGCCGGGATGGATCGCCCCTGCTCCGGTCGCC
The sequence above is a segment of the Alloyangia pacifica genome. Coding sequences within it:
- a CDS encoding NADH-quinone oxidoreductase subunit C, with the translated sequence MTQALNELGAHIEVKRPDCVIAWDVTHGELNVDVAPANIAGLVEFLRADPTCRFSTLVDITAVDYPNRPKRFDVVYHFLSMYQNHRIRLRVSVREEEIVPSITALHPSANWLEREVFDMFGILFSGHPDLRRILTDYGFRGHPLRKDFPTTGYVEVRYDEELKRVVYEPVKLVQEYRQFDFMSPWEGAQYVLPGDEKAEEGAK
- a CDS encoding NuoB/complex I 20 kDa subunit family protein, with the protein product MGVTDETPLVTEVQGDGRQGPRIKSAPSAPVAYGLNTAGGDREVATQALNRELQDKGFLLTSVDDVINWARTGSLHWMTFGLACCAVEMMQTSMPRYDLERFGTAPRASPRQSDLMIVAGTLTNKMAPALRKVYDQMPEPRYVISMGSCANGGGYYHYSYSVVRGCDRVVPVDVYVPGCPPTAEALLYGLMALQKKIRRTGTIVR
- a CDS encoding NADH-quinone oxidoreductase subunit A encodes the protein MDEMLREYLPILVFLAVAVGLGLVLILAAVVLAVRRPDPEKVSAYECGFNAFDDARMKFDVRFYLVSILFIIFDLEIAFLFPWATAFKDVSMVGFWSMMAFLAVLTAGFAYEWKKGALEWE
- a CDS encoding crotonase/enoyl-CoA hydratase family protein is translated as MALIETRIDARGVAELVLNRPEKHNALSAQMMTELVAAAGALAAEESVRVVVLAAEGASFCAGGDLAWMRQQFEMDGDTRRRESRRIAEALGALAALPQPLIGKVQGNAFGGGMGLISVCDVVVGVEGAKFGFTETRLGLLPANIGPYVIARMGGTKARAVFMSARIFGAQEAQALDLLNRVVAPEALDAAVEAEIAPYLDCAPDAVRESKALLTALAGKVTPAQVDMAIDALAARWETDEAQEGIAAFFDKRPAPWAAPKRD
- a CDS encoding hydroxymethylglutaryl-CoA lyase — translated: MGEFVEIFEVGPRDGLQNEARLIPATEKIALVDCLSRAGFRRIECASFVSPKWVPQMATSAEVMAGIRRAPGVRYAALTPNMKGLEAALAAKVDEVAIFGSASEGFSRANINASVAESLERFAPVAEAARAAGLPVRGYVSCVVECPYDGMVAPEQVAKVAQALLAMGCYEISLGDTIGRATPEAVTAMLQAVTQGVPPAQLAGHFHDTGGRALENVEAALAMGLRVFDAAVGGLGGCPYAPGAAGNVATEAVADRLAALGYETGLDRAVLDEAAALARGMRNG
- a CDS encoding glutathione S-transferase family protein, which gives rise to MIRLHHVPQSRSMRVLWLLEELGLPYELVSERFDKSLRREDYLARSPAGRVPALEIGGETMFESGAIMEYLCELYPEKRLGRTRGDAERRDYLVWLHFAETMSQHCAALTQQHLMLREDAMRSPVIMQLEAARLGKCFEAIEARLAQSGEHLLQGFSAVDIAVGQAVYIGRHFRSIEGLTRLEDWYARITTRDAFRRCLPEEGARLYTRDFYPAWEMPAS
- a CDS encoding acetyl/propionyl/methylcrotonyl-CoA carboxylase subunit alpha codes for the protein MFDTLLIANRGEIACRVMRSARALGLRTVAVYSEADAGARHVAEADLAVCIGGAAPSESYLRGERIIEAALATGAGAIHPGYGFLSENPEFVEAVEAAGLIFVGPSASAIRAMGLKDAAKRLMDAAGVPVVPGYLGEDQDPARLAKEAEAIGYPVLIKAVAGGGGKGMRLVETAGDFPAALEGARAEARGAFGNEAVLIEKYITAPRHIEVQVFGDGETAVHLFERDCSLQRRHQKVIEEAPAPGMGAEMRAAMGAAAVRAAEAIGYKGAGTVEFIVDGSQGLRPDGFWFMEMNTRLQVEHPVTEAITGVDLVEWQVRVAGGEPLPLTQEELSIAGHAFEARLYAEDVPAGFLPATGRLAHLDFPEDVRADSGVRSGDVISPHYDPMIAKLIVHGPTRAVALRRLAQGLRHTRVAGTVTNLAFLGALAEHAGFAAGEVDTGLIGRDLDALVSVPELAPQVVAEAALVLAGLDGAAGWDMGFTLWAPLARSVLLRRGEEELPCVLRVRSADMVEIDVPGATVLAARSQGRWSFDGRPAAGHFREDGHVTVFAHYGLRFDLVEPLDRAAEAGAGGNLVEAPMPGKVVAVFAEPGAQVAAGDRLALLEAMKMEHTLRAARDGIVAEVLVEAGAQVEAGAALIRLEEEEA